One Pararhizobium sp. IMCC3301 DNA segment encodes these proteins:
- the ruvB gene encoding Holliday junction branch migration DNA helicase RuvB gives MTDSSSSTDRVIAPDPQNMDDADSTLRPQRLADFVGQAQARSNMQVFIEAAKTRNEPLDHVLFVGPPGLGKTTLAQIVSRELGVNFRATSGPVITKAGDLAALLTNLEERDVLFIDEIHRLSPAVEEILYPAMEDFQLDLIIGEGPAARSVRIDLAKFTLVAATTRIGLLTTPLRDRFGIPIRLNFYTDEELEYIVTRGARLMQVAISKDGAEEIARRSRGTPRIAGRLLRRVRDFAIVQSGGDITRQVADAALLQLEVDAAGMDALDRRYIGTIAENFGGGPVGIETIAASLSEPRDAIEEIIEPYLIQQGYIQRTPRGRMLTPKAFRHLGMAAPREFGTQQAGLFEEGR, from the coding sequence ATGACTGATTCCTCCTCTTCAACAGACCGGGTCATCGCTCCTGATCCTCAAAACATGGACGATGCGGATTCCACCTTGCGGCCGCAGCGGCTGGCCGATTTTGTCGGTCAGGCTCAGGCGCGGTCAAACATGCAGGTGTTCATCGAGGCGGCGAAAACCCGCAATGAGCCGCTGGACCATGTGCTGTTTGTCGGACCACCCGGACTGGGCAAAACCACGCTGGCTCAGATTGTTTCCAGGGAATTGGGAGTGAATTTCCGGGCGACATCCGGCCCGGTGATCACCAAAGCCGGTGATCTGGCGGCGTTGCTGACTAATCTGGAAGAGCGCGACGTGCTGTTTATCGACGAAATCCATCGTCTCAGTCCGGCCGTGGAGGAAATTCTCTATCCGGCGATGGAGGATTTCCAACTGGATCTGATTATCGGGGAAGGGCCTGCCGCCCGTTCGGTACGGATTGATCTGGCGAAGTTTACGCTGGTTGCTGCGACGACGCGCATCGGTTTGCTGACAACACCCTTGCGCGACCGGTTCGGAATTCCGATCCGGCTGAATTTTTATACCGATGAAGAGCTGGAATATATTGTCACCCGTGGGGCGCGGCTGATGCAGGTTGCCATTTCCAAAGATGGCGCCGAGGAAATTGCCCGCCGCTCGCGCGGCACGCCGCGGATTGCTGGACGGCTGCTGCGCAGAGTGCGGGATTTTGCCATCGTGCAATCCGGCGGTGATATCACCCGGCAGGTTGCGGATGCGGCATTGCTGCAGCTGGAAGTTGATGCCGCCGGGATGGATGCGCTGGACCGGCGCTATATTGGAACCATTGCGGAAAATTTCGGCGGTGGGCCTGTCGGGATTGAGACGATCGCGGCCTCCCTGTCGGAACCGCGTGATGCAATTGAGGAAATCATCGAGCCTTATCTTATCCAGCAGGGCTATATTCAGCGCACGCCGCGCGGGCGGATGCTGACGCCAAAGGCCTTCCGGCATCTGGGCATGGCTGCGCCGCGGGAATTTGGCACACAACAGGCGGGCCTGTTTGAAGAGGGCAGATAA
- the ruvA gene encoding Holliday junction branch migration protein RuvA, whose amino-acid sequence MIGKLKGSIDSYGDDWVIIDVHGVGYQVHASTTTLQALPQVGEAAVLFIETHVRETEIKLFGFASGTEREWFRLLMTVQGVGAKVALAVLSTLSASDLASAIALQDKAMVSRAPGVGPKVAQRIVAELKDKSPALTGAVSAELSLQSDLGKGVAAAPVADAVSALVNLGYAQAQASAALARIVAREGAAVDAQTLIRLGLKELSGG is encoded by the coding sequence ATGATCGGCAAGCTTAAAGGCAGCATTGATTCCTATGGCGACGACTGGGTCATTATTGATGTCCACGGAGTCGGCTATCAGGTGCATGCTTCAACAACCACGCTCCAGGCGCTGCCGCAGGTTGGGGAGGCGGCTGTGCTGTTTATCGAAACCCATGTGCGTGAGACGGAAATCAAGCTGTTCGGATTTGCCAGCGGCACCGAGCGTGAGTGGTTTCGCCTGTTGATGACGGTGCAGGGGGTTGGTGCCAAGGTCGCGCTGGCGGTGCTCAGCACCTTGAGTGCCAGTGATCTGGCGTCGGCCATCGCCCTGCAGGACAAGGCGATGGTTTCACGGGCTCCGGGCGTCGGCCCGAAAGTGGCGCAACGTATTGTCGCCGAATTGAAAGACAAATCGCCGGCGCTGACAGGCGCGGTATCAGCCGAATTAAGTCTACAGAGCGATTTGGGAAAGGGTGTCGCCGCGGCTCCGGTTGCAGATGCCGTCTCTGCCCTGGTGAATCTGGGATATGCCCAGGCCCAGGCCAGCGCTGCGCTGGCGCGCATCGTGGCACGCGAGGGAGCGGCTGTGGATGCCCAGACTCTGATCCGGCTCGGGCTGAAGGAACTCAGTGGCGGATAG
- a CDS encoding DUF1192 domain-containing protein: MARYDEEGRRIKAPVHAVGEDLADLSVEELQDRIAALKQEIVRTEELIKGKSGSIAAAEAFFKS; encoded by the coding sequence ATGGCGCGTTATGATGAAGAGGGCCGCAGGATTAAAGCTCCGGTCCATGCAGTCGGCGAGGATCTGGCCGATTTGTCGGTGGAGGAATTGCAGGACCGCATTGCCGCGCTGAAACAGGAAATCGTCAGGACGGAAGAACTGATCAAGGGCAAGAGCGGCTCGATTGCCGCTGCCGAGGCGTTTTTCAAAAGTTGA
- a CDS encoding NAD(P)H-quinone oxidoreductase, which translates to MSSSVPDALPEIMTVIAISEPGPPEVLKPEQRRIEVPHEGEVLIKVAAAGVNRPDVLQRQGAYPAPKGASDLPGLEVSGTIVKLGRGTSRYAIGDKVCALCPGGGYAEYVAVAEGHVLPVPQGLGFTQAAALPETFFTVWTNVFKRGDLQSGETLLVHGGSSGIGTTAIQIAKARGASVIATAGSDEKCAACKALGADHAINYQTTDYVDAVDSITGGSGANVILDMVGGDYIDRNYKAAAIEGRIVQIAFLNGAIAEVDFRRLMIKRLTHTGSTLRPQSIEAKTRIAEELEREVWPLIASGRVMPQIDATFALQEAAAAHAHMEAGDHIGKIVLIVSAAG; encoded by the coding sequence ATGTCATCATCTGTGCCCGATGCTCTGCCGGAAATCATGACCGTCATCGCCATCTCGGAACCCGGCCCGCCGGAAGTTTTGAAACCCGAACAACGGCGAATAGAAGTACCCCATGAGGGCGAAGTTCTCATCAAAGTCGCGGCAGCCGGCGTGAACCGGCCTGATGTGCTGCAGCGCCAGGGTGCCTATCCCGCCCCGAAAGGCGCCTCTGATCTGCCGGGCCTGGAAGTCTCCGGCACCATCGTCAAACTGGGCCGCGGCACCAGCCGCTACGCAATTGGCGACAAGGTCTGCGCGCTGTGTCCGGGCGGTGGCTATGCCGAATATGTCGCCGTTGCCGAAGGCCATGTCTTGCCTGTTCCGCAGGGCCTGGGGTTTACGCAAGCCGCCGCCCTGCCGGAAACATTTTTTACCGTCTGGACCAATGTCTTTAAACGCGGCGATCTGCAAAGCGGCGAAACCCTGCTGGTTCACGGCGGCAGTTCCGGGATCGGAACCACCGCTATCCAGATTGCCAAGGCACGCGGAGCGAGCGTCATCGCCACCGCCGGATCGGACGAAAAATGCGCCGCCTGCAAGGCACTTGGTGCGGACCACGCGATCAATTATCAGACCACCGATTATGTCGATGCCGTTGACAGTATCACCGGCGGTTCCGGCGCCAATGTCATTCTCGATATGGTCGGCGGCGATTATATTGACCGCAATTACAAAGCTGCGGCCATTGAGGGCCGCATCGTCCAGATCGCCTTTCTGAACGGGGCGATTGCGGAAGTTGATTTCCGCCGCCTCATGATCAAGCGCCTGACACATACCGGCTCGACACTGCGGCCGCAATCGATTGAGGCGAAGACCCGCATTGCGGAAGAACTGGAACGCGAAGTCTGGCCACTGATAGCCAGCGGCAGGGTGATGCCACAGATCGATGCAACATTTGCATTGCAGGAAGCGGCCGCCGCCCATGCCCATATGGAAGCTGGCGATCACATCGGAAAAATTGTTCTGATCGTCTCCGCAGCCGGATGA
- a CDS encoding DUF1013 domain-containing protein yields MANTLLMPKATAVWLVDNTALSFDQISAFCKLHPLEVKSIADGEFAQGIKGLDPIQTGQLTREEIEKAQNDPAYRLVLSAPKVRVPESKRRAPRYTPVSRRQDRPNAILWLVRNHPELKDSQIIRLVGTTKPTIAAIRDRSHWNSANLTPMDPVTLGLSSQIDLDMEVTKSSKDAPAKPEEEQGATLLSPEETTSLDALERAGAALFGGAPMPAAADEEKELDADAVFAKLKNLKSDDDSK; encoded by the coding sequence ATGGCCAACACTCTTTTGATGCCCAAAGCCACCGCCGTCTGGCTGGTTGACAATACAGCACTCTCTTTCGATCAGATTTCTGCGTTCTGCAAGCTGCATCCGCTGGAAGTAAAATCGATTGCCGATGGCGAATTCGCTCAGGGAATCAAGGGACTGGATCCGATTCAGACCGGCCAGCTGACCCGCGAGGAAATTGAAAAGGCGCAGAACGATCCGGCCTATCGGCTGGTCTTGTCCGCACCAAAGGTGCGCGTGCCGGAAAGCAAGCGCCGCGCGCCGCGCTATACACCTGTATCGCGCCGCCAGGACCGGCCGAATGCCATCTTGTGGCTGGTGCGCAACCATCCGGAATTGAAAGATTCCCAGATCATCCGGCTTGTCGGCACAACCAAACCCACCATCGCAGCCATCCGTGACCGCAGCCACTGGAATTCGGCCAATCTGACGCCAATGGATCCGGTAACGCTCGGGCTGAGCAGCCAGATTGATCTGGATATGGAAGTCACCAAATCCTCCAAGGACGCACCGGCCAAACCGGAGGAAGAACAAGGCGCAACATTGTTGTCTCCGGAAGAAACCACTTCGCTGGACGCTTTGGAAAGAGCCGGTGCCGCCCTGTTCGGCGGTGCGCCCATGCCAGCTGCTGCGGATGAGGAAAAAGAACTTGACGCCGATGCGGTTTTTGCCAAGTTGAAAAACCTGAAAAGCGACGACGACAGCAAGTAG